The following coding sequences are from one Bradyrhizobium sp. WSM471 window:
- a CDS encoding MBL fold metallo-hydrolase, which translates to MRRLGLRDLIWSLACAVLIIQANPLTAQPFNGCPSEEILAAWNDFGLAGKPPPPAWRSFVRDPKAQYIEPWKAFDNVHYVGACWVSAWAIQTSDGVVLIDTLHEPHVDQLVANLGKVGIDLADIKYVLMTHGHFDHVGGAAKLKPLLTNAKFVMTQTGWDEAMESARASESTPLRWSMIPQDIAVKDGDVIQFGGNNFAVFETPGHTAGTASYTFDVKDGASTYRAVSIGGLGLNAIKNSKQVEVFIASLDRLNGLLKQQNRPVTVHLTTHGFSNGLMEARDRLSARKPGELNPLVDPDALLKQIASLRSGAEVRLDSERKAGR; encoded by the coding sequence ATGCGTCGTCTTGGTTTACGCGATCTCATCTGGTCGCTTGCCTGCGCCGTCCTAATCATTCAGGCCAATCCACTAACCGCCCAGCCATTCAACGGCTGCCCGTCCGAGGAAATTCTGGCGGCCTGGAATGATTTCGGGCTTGCCGGAAAGCCGCCGCCGCCTGCTTGGCGCAGCTTTGTGCGCGATCCCAAGGCGCAATACATCGAACCCTGGAAGGCATTCGACAACGTCCATTACGTCGGCGCGTGCTGGGTGTCGGCCTGGGCAATCCAGACCAGCGATGGCGTGGTGCTGATCGACACGTTGCATGAGCCTCATGTCGATCAGTTGGTCGCAAATCTCGGCAAGGTAGGTATCGATCTCGCCGACATCAAATATGTGCTGATGACGCATGGCCATTTCGACCATGTCGGCGGTGCTGCCAAGCTCAAGCCGCTCCTGACCAATGCAAAATTCGTGATGACGCAAACTGGTTGGGACGAAGCAATGGAATCGGCGCGGGCATCGGAATCGACGCCCCTGCGCTGGTCGATGATCCCACAAGATATCGCAGTGAAGGACGGCGACGTCATCCAGTTTGGCGGCAACAACTTCGCTGTGTTTGAAACCCCCGGCCACACGGCCGGTACCGCATCCTATACCTTCGACGTCAAGGACGGTGCCAGCACCTACCGAGCCGTCAGCATCGGTGGTTTAGGTCTTAATGCCATCAAGAATTCAAAACAGGTCGAAGTTTTCATTGCAAGCCTTGACCGACTCAACGGACTGCTCAAGCAGCAAAACCGGCCGGTCACGGTTCATCTTACAACCCATGGGTTTTCTAACGGATTGATGGAAGCTCGTGACAGGCTGTCGGCACGCAAGCCGGGCGAGCTCAATCCGTTGGTCGATCCAGACGCGTTGCTCAAACAGATTGCCTCGCTGCGCAGCGGAGCCGAAGTGCGGCTCGATAGTGAACGTAAGGCTGGTCGCTGA
- a CDS encoding LysR family transcriptional regulator — MKWVDRVGRHLKLRDLHILLAVVRLGSMAKAAAELAISQPAVSKAIADMEHMFGLRLLDRSRSGIEPTAYGRALVTRGHAIFDELKHGVEELAFLSDPTVGDLRIGSTESVAAGFLPAVIKRFSLEQPRVRLDVAQAVMSTLHYRELRERSIDLLIGRIPVPFDEDDLEAAVVYNDDTVVIAGRQSKWAKSRKLMLTDLAGERWILPPPDTMQGSLAPKLFRDSGSEMPHAPITTLSIHLCLRLVAGGQFVTMLPASVLGFGNRDESLKVLPINIPVRRRPVAIVTLKNRTRSPAAKLFIECVHRTAREDAKAPRSARSEK, encoded by the coding sequence ATGAAGTGGGTCGATCGCGTCGGACGTCATCTCAAGTTGCGAGACCTGCATATTCTGCTCGCGGTGGTGCGGCTGGGTAGCATGGCAAAGGCTGCGGCCGAACTCGCGATATCGCAGCCCGCAGTGTCGAAAGCGATTGCGGACATGGAGCACATGTTCGGGCTTCGACTGCTCGACCGTAGCCGCAGCGGCATAGAGCCGACGGCCTATGGACGCGCCCTCGTTACGCGCGGCCATGCCATTTTTGACGAACTCAAACACGGTGTTGAAGAACTCGCTTTTCTCTCCGATCCGACCGTAGGAGATCTGCGCATTGGCAGCACCGAGAGCGTCGCGGCTGGATTTTTGCCTGCTGTCATCAAGCGGTTCTCGCTCGAGCAGCCCCGCGTTCGACTCGACGTCGCGCAAGCTGTCATGAGCACTTTGCATTATCGCGAGTTGCGCGAGCGCAGCATCGATCTGCTGATCGGCCGTATTCCGGTGCCGTTCGACGAGGACGACCTCGAAGCGGCTGTTGTGTACAATGATGACACCGTGGTGATCGCAGGCCGCCAGAGCAAATGGGCGAAGTCGCGCAAGCTCATGCTCACCGACCTGGCCGGCGAACGCTGGATACTGCCGCCGCCCGATACAATGCAAGGTTCGCTCGCGCCCAAGCTGTTTCGCGATAGCGGCTCCGAAATGCCACACGCGCCCATCACAACCCTTTCAATTCATTTATGCCTCCGGCTAGTCGCAGGCGGACAATTTGTGACGATGCTTCCAGCCTCGGTGCTGGGTTTCGGCAACAGAGACGAATCACTCAAAGTACTTCCAATCAACATTCCCGTGCGGCGGCGGCCTGTCGCAATCGTAACCCTCAAGAATCGCACACGCAGCCCCGCAGCAAAGCTTTTCATTGAATGCGTCCACAGAACGGCGAGAGAGGACGCGAAGGCGCCGCGGAGCGCACGCAGCGAGAAGTAG
- a CDS encoding diguanylate cyclase gives MPKLVKSPLTIILVLLGFTLASFWALIAWKGVQERALAFAKAGSETQGLTHSLAQHASKSFNAVSLALFGTGQYIRHSDKSARASAEINDLLAQYAKNIPQARELGVLGESGDWMFSSFETVPAVNNGDREYFLYHQSHPEDATPRISEPLISRVTGRPTLLMTQRLPNPDGSFGGVVFAAIDLAYFRSFYQGFEAEQDRTVTLMTTSGKVLVHRRDDQVGKDIARSSFMDHLKDSGAGLYSIVSPFDGRTKQIAYEAASDFPIVVTVAVPEDAILDGWRRDRNFDVLLGGTVSTILIGLGIVLAVQIRKRSAMARMLRERERGYRLLAENVEDVVTRFDRTGHRLYISPSVEKLFGWSPSELLEQPAFSNIHPAHRDLVKGLIEELGPERLTGNVEYLTRCSDGKYVWVETQMNYVDDPEEPGPEIVGVIRDISKRKAAEEQLISANEQLKALSETDPLTGIANRRRFDRMLELEFKRCQRSNSRISVLFIDIDKFKSFNDTCGHSAGDGCIRQVAETIASCLKRPADLVARYGGEEFAVLLPETSSGNAEIVAEKIRASVHDLSIAHQGSPLGRITISLGIAGGKCDARTSPASLLAAADGALYVAKEHGRNRVCAAAETPSVTLVRPVG, from the coding sequence GTGCCTAAGTTGGTAAAGTCTCCCTTAACGATCATCCTCGTGCTGCTCGGCTTCACACTCGCAAGCTTTTGGGCTCTGATCGCCTGGAAGGGCGTGCAGGAACGAGCGCTCGCGTTCGCCAAAGCGGGATCCGAGACCCAGGGGCTCACCCATTCCCTCGCGCAACACGCGTCCAAAAGCTTCAACGCAGTGTCGCTCGCCTTGTTCGGGACGGGCCAGTACATCCGACACTCCGACAAGTCCGCGCGGGCGTCTGCGGAGATCAACGACCTGCTCGCCCAATATGCGAAGAACATTCCTCAAGCTCGCGAACTTGGGGTGCTGGGGGAGAGTGGCGACTGGATGTTTTCGTCGTTTGAAACGGTGCCAGCGGTCAACAACGGGGATCGCGAGTATTTCCTCTACCACCAATCACATCCTGAAGACGCTACGCCCCGCATCAGCGAGCCTCTCATTTCCCGCGTCACCGGAAGACCGACTCTGCTCATGACTCAACGACTGCCGAATCCCGACGGCTCGTTCGGAGGCGTCGTGTTCGCGGCGATCGATCTTGCCTATTTCAGGTCGTTCTACCAAGGCTTTGAAGCCGAGCAGGACCGCACCGTTACTCTCATGACGACGAGCGGCAAAGTTCTAGTCCATCGCCGAGACGACCAGGTCGGCAAGGACATAGCGCGAAGCTCGTTTATGGACCACCTGAAGGATTCTGGAGCGGGCCTGTATTCTATCGTGTCGCCGTTCGATGGCCGCACCAAGCAAATCGCCTATGAAGCGGCGTCGGATTTTCCCATCGTCGTCACCGTCGCAGTCCCGGAGGACGCGATCCTCGATGGCTGGCGCAGGGACCGGAACTTCGATGTGCTACTGGGTGGCACTGTGTCAACGATCCTGATCGGGTTGGGAATTGTACTGGCCGTCCAGATCCGCAAGCGCTCGGCCATGGCCAGAATGCTGCGTGAACGGGAGCGCGGCTACCGTTTGCTGGCCGAGAACGTAGAGGATGTCGTCACCCGTTTCGACAGGACCGGTCACCGGTTGTACATCTCGCCCTCGGTCGAGAAGCTTTTCGGGTGGAGCCCCTCAGAGCTTCTGGAGCAGCCCGCCTTTTCCAATATCCATCCGGCCCATCGGGATCTCGTAAAGGGTTTGATAGAGGAGCTAGGACCCGAGAGACTCACGGGGAACGTCGAGTATCTGACGCGCTGCAGCGACGGCAAGTACGTCTGGGTGGAAACTCAGATGAACTATGTCGACGATCCGGAAGAGCCCGGCCCAGAGATCGTTGGCGTGATCCGCGACATCTCCAAGCGCAAGGCTGCGGAGGAGCAACTGATCTCAGCAAACGAGCAGCTCAAGGCCCTCTCCGAAACGGACCCGCTCACCGGGATCGCGAACCGGCGACGTTTCGACCGAATGTTAGAGCTCGAGTTCAAGCGGTGCCAACGTTCCAATTCGCGCATTTCCGTGTTGTTTATTGACATAGACAAGTTCAAGTCTTTCAACGACACCTGCGGCCATTCCGCGGGCGACGGCTGCATCCGGCAGGTTGCAGAGACCATCGCATCTTGCCTGAAAAGGCCGGCCGATCTGGTCGCGCGTTACGGGGGTGAGGAATTCGCTGTTTTGCTCCCCGAGACGTCATCCGGCAATGCCGAAATTGTCGCCGAGAAGATCCGGGCATCGGTTCACGACCTTTCCATCGCGCATCAAGGAAGTCCTCTCGGGAGAATCACGATCAGCTTAGGGATAGCAGGTGGCAAGTGCGATGCGAGAACGTCGCCGGCTTCGCTGTTAGCTGCCGCGGACGGCGCGCTGTATGTGGCCAAGGAACACGGGCGCAATCGGGTCTGCGCTGCAGCCGAAACACCGAGCGTAACGTTAGTAAGGCCTGTCGGTTAG
- a CDS encoding PAS domain-containing methyl-accepting chemotaxis protein: MFSSPRKKQVDRALALAAAINRSQAVIEFKRDGTIVTANRNFLDAMGYSLGEIEGKHHSIFVETAERESAAYREFWTKLSRGEFQAAQYKRIGKGGKEIWIQASYNPIIDATGRTVGVIKLATDVTKQKIKSLEDAGKIDAISRAQAVIEFKMDGTIVTANQNFLKAMGYSLDQIAGKHHSIFVTPSDRESAAYADFWSRLNRGQYAAGEYKRLTKDGREVWILATYNPIFDEAGKPFKVVKFATDITEQKLKAADGSGQMAAITKSQAVIEFNMDGTIHTANQNFLDAMGYTLHEIKGQHHSMFVEPKEREATAYREFWQNLNRGQFQAAEYKRIGKGGREIWIQASYNPILDLNGKPFKVVKYATDITAQAIGRKKAEAARGLIDAVAAGSEEMSASIREISETMSKSRKTAGMATSRVEAADQQAERLNEAAQAMSGIVEMIGNITGQINMLALNATIESARAGEAGRGFAVVASEVKNLANQAKTATDTISREIASLNSIAGDVSGSLTAIKAAIESVNEFIASTAAAVEEQSIVTSDMASNMQRASAELAA, translated from the coding sequence ATGTTCAGCTCGCCCCGTAAGAAGCAGGTCGACCGCGCGTTGGCGCTGGCGGCGGCCATCAACCGGTCCCAAGCGGTGATCGAGTTCAAGCGGGACGGCACGATCGTCACAGCGAACCGCAACTTTTTGGATGCAATGGGTTACTCGCTCGGCGAGATCGAAGGCAAGCACCACAGCATCTTCGTCGAGACCGCCGAACGCGAGAGCGCCGCCTATCGAGAGTTCTGGACCAAGCTTAGCCGTGGCGAATTCCAGGCAGCTCAGTACAAGCGCATTGGGAAGGGCGGTAAGGAGATTTGGATTCAGGCATCTTACAACCCGATCATCGATGCGACCGGCAGGACGGTTGGCGTAATCAAATTGGCCACCGACGTCACCAAGCAGAAGATCAAGTCTCTTGAAGACGCGGGCAAGATTGACGCGATCAGCCGTGCCCAGGCAGTGATCGAGTTCAAAATGGACGGCACCATCGTCACTGCCAACCAAAATTTCCTTAAGGCCATGGGCTACTCGCTCGACCAGATTGCCGGCAAGCACCACAGCATTTTCGTGACACCCTCCGATCGTGAGAGCGCGGCATATGCCGATTTCTGGTCGCGTCTCAATCGAGGGCAATACGCAGCAGGCGAATACAAGCGCCTCACCAAGGACGGTCGCGAAGTCTGGATACTTGCCACCTACAATCCCATTTTTGACGAGGCCGGCAAACCATTCAAGGTGGTCAAATTCGCAACAGACATCACCGAGCAGAAGCTAAAGGCTGCCGACGGTAGCGGCCAAATGGCGGCGATCACGAAGTCGCAAGCCGTGATCGAATTCAATATGGATGGCACCATCCATACTGCCAATCAGAATTTCCTCGACGCAATGGGTTACACGCTACACGAGATCAAGGGGCAGCATCATTCGATGTTTGTTGAGCCGAAGGAGCGGGAGGCGACGGCTTACCGTGAATTCTGGCAGAACCTCAACCGGGGCCAATTCCAGGCAGCCGAATACAAGCGCATCGGGAAGGGCGGCCGCGAAATCTGGATCCAAGCGTCTTACAACCCGATTCTCGATCTCAACGGCAAGCCATTTAAGGTCGTCAAATACGCTACCGACATCACCGCGCAGGCAATCGGGCGCAAGAAGGCGGAGGCCGCGCGCGGTCTGATCGATGCGGTCGCCGCCGGTAGCGAAGAGATGAGCGCCTCAATTCGAGAGATTTCTGAGACCATGAGCAAGTCGCGCAAGACGGCAGGCATGGCGACCTCCAGGGTAGAGGCAGCCGATCAGCAGGCGGAGCGACTCAACGAGGCTGCTCAGGCAATGAGTGGCATCGTCGAGATGATCGGCAATATCACCGGCCAGATCAACATGCTGGCACTCAATGCGACCATCGAGTCGGCTCGCGCAGGGGAAGCCGGACGCGGCTTCGCAGTAGTTGCGTCTGAGGTTAAGAACCTTGCCAATCAAGCCAAAACCGCAACCGACACCATCTCGCGCGAAATCGCTTCGCTGAACAGCATCGCGGGCGATGTTTCGGGTTCACTCACAGCCATCAAGGCCGCGATAGAAAGTGTCAACGAGTTTATAGCTTCGACGGCAGCAGCTGTCGAAGAACAGAGCATTGTCACATCCGACATGGCTTCCAACATGCAGCGTGCATCCGCCGAGTTGGCCGCCTGA
- a CDS encoding PAS domain-containing sensor histidine kinase: MQTHQSKLDGIDDTARLQLLIDAIVDYAIYMIDIDGTVRSWNSGAQRLKGYTPDEIIGKSFASFYTPDDRTKGLPERALSVAAQAGRFSAEGWRVRKDGSRFWASVIIDAVRNESGELIGFAKVTRDVTERQQAHEELLNSERRYRQLIEAVVDYAIFQLDPLGNVATWNPGAERIKGYAPPEIIGRHFSAFYTPEDIELGVPKRALLEAAEHGRFEAEGWRLRKDGSRFWASAIIDRITDEAGNIVGFAKVTRDVTDRKRAEDELKHVQEQLAASQKLEAVGQLSGGIAHDFNNLLMIVLGNLETAERHVKAPGANLNRALANAKRGAQRAAALTSRLLAFSRRQALDPKPINVNNYVNGLQEFLQRTLGESIEVQTVGSAGLWQIEADANHLESAIVNLAINARDSMPDGGKLTVEAANISADDDYCRLNPELAPGQYVAICVTDTGGGMSRDVLSHAFEPFFTTKEPGHGTGLGLSQVYGFVKQSGGHAKIYSEVGQGTTIKLYFPRFTGSARHEEVAPEELAEGEIFETILVVEDDEDLRVYISDVLRDLNYRVLSARTAQAALTILLQDQSKVDLLLTDVVMPGINGRELGRRALQIRPRLKILYMTGYSRNAVVHQGRLDEGVNLLEKPISQAKLALKVREILDQLT, translated from the coding sequence TTGCAAACCCATCAGTCAAAACTTGACGGGATCGACGATACTGCGCGACTTCAACTGCTCATCGATGCGATCGTTGATTACGCCATTTACATGATCGACATAGACGGCACCGTCCGCAGCTGGAACTCCGGCGCGCAGCGGCTGAAGGGCTACACGCCGGACGAAATCATCGGCAAGTCGTTCGCATCCTTCTATACGCCCGACGATCGCACCAAAGGGCTCCCGGAGCGCGCCTTGAGCGTCGCAGCGCAAGCAGGCCGCTTCAGTGCCGAGGGATGGAGAGTCCGCAAGGACGGAAGCCGTTTCTGGGCATCGGTCATCATCGATGCCGTCCGCAACGAATCTGGTGAGCTGATCGGCTTCGCCAAGGTCACGCGAGACGTAACCGAGCGTCAGCAAGCCCATGAAGAGCTTCTCAATAGCGAGCGGCGGTACCGCCAGCTGATCGAGGCCGTGGTCGACTACGCGATCTTTCAGCTTGATCCGCTCGGCAACGTGGCAACCTGGAATCCCGGAGCGGAGCGAATCAAGGGCTACGCGCCTCCAGAGATCATCGGCCGGCATTTCAGTGCGTTTTACACGCCTGAAGATATCGAACTCGGTGTGCCCAAGCGTGCGCTTTTAGAGGCGGCGGAGCATGGGCGCTTTGAAGCGGAAGGCTGGCGCCTGCGAAAAGATGGCTCCCGCTTTTGGGCTTCGGCCATCATCGATCGCATCACGGACGAGGCTGGCAACATCGTCGGGTTTGCCAAAGTCACGCGCGATGTTACGGACCGGAAGCGCGCCGAGGACGAGCTCAAACACGTCCAGGAGCAACTCGCCGCATCCCAAAAGCTGGAGGCGGTGGGGCAACTCAGCGGCGGAATCGCGCACGACTTCAATAATCTGCTCATGATTGTCCTTGGCAATCTCGAAACAGCTGAACGACACGTGAAGGCGCCCGGAGCCAATCTGAACCGGGCGCTCGCAAACGCGAAACGAGGCGCGCAGAGAGCCGCGGCTTTGACCAGCCGCTTGTTGGCATTTTCGCGCCGGCAGGCGCTCGATCCCAAGCCGATCAACGTGAACAACTACGTCAACGGTCTGCAGGAATTCCTCCAGCGTACGCTCGGAGAGAGCATCGAAGTCCAAACGGTCGGAAGTGCGGGGCTATGGCAAATTGAAGCTGACGCCAATCATCTAGAGTCAGCCATCGTCAACCTGGCAATTAACGCTCGTGATTCCATGCCCGACGGCGGAAAGCTGACAGTGGAAGCTGCCAACATCTCCGCCGACGATGACTACTGCCGGCTCAATCCTGAACTGGCGCCCGGTCAGTACGTCGCCATTTGCGTGACTGACACCGGTGGCGGGATGTCGCGCGATGTTCTCAGTCACGCCTTCGAGCCGTTCTTTACCACCAAGGAGCCGGGTCACGGCACCGGCCTTGGCTTGAGCCAGGTCTATGGCTTCGTCAAACAATCCGGAGGGCACGCAAAAATCTACAGCGAGGTGGGGCAAGGCACGACGATCAAGCTGTATTTCCCGCGCTTCACCGGCAGTGCCCGACACGAGGAAGTGGCACCTGAGGAGCTCGCTGAGGGTGAGATATTCGAGACCATTCTCGTCGTCGAGGATGATGAAGATCTGCGCGTCTATATTTCTGACGTCCTGCGCGATCTCAACTACCGCGTTCTCTCGGCCCGCACCGCCCAAGCCGCCCTGACCATTCTCCTGCAGGACCAGTCGAAGGTCGATCTTCTTCTCACGGACGTGGTCATGCCCGGGATCAATGGTCGCGAACTCGGCCGGCGCGCGCTTCAAATTAGACCGCGACTGAAGATACTGTACATGACCGGGTACTCGCGCAATGCCGTCGTCCATCAGGGGAGGCTTGATGAAGGCGTAAACCTGCTGGAGAAGCCGATCTCGCAAGCGAAACTAGCGCTGAAGGTGCGAGAGATTCTCGACCAGCTGACCTAA
- a CDS encoding TonB-dependent siderophore receptor: MATAQTAARDTSREVEPVIVSPPAARRAPAVSAGAQKPRTARRAPGRNLSASVVAVPATQPLSGPIQTPLNTAAVTGVGSRLGITAREMPATVEVIDQRVMQELGIRTTTDVAKAAAGVTGGDAPGAPAIFSMRGFSGDQISTLYNGIQIGPSTMTGRPMDVAGLQQVEIIKGPDSLVAGLGATGGAINFVTKAPHTGPVVNDAFTFYDSFNGYRAGYGSGGSTLIDGLDYRFDISHFNNKGFIDDTYSKLSNVSGQLNYRVNNSLKVWGAAEYRQDKDRFYWGTPLVPANAPGIVPTSGVVSGQWSNYYLGGGTPVPVTVDARTLTTNYNVLDNHSGANELWLRSGFQWDITNNISLKSQVYGYDAHRHWFNNEITSFDQTVGNFAGAQSIYRERLALDHAQRLYGNITDLTVNSNLAGMDNRFVATVAASSSQFNVSQDTLFSSDYVDLLNPDRGLYGPRSDEKIYTHLDTTSLSFEDRLKLTSTFALIGGIRFEDIKLDRTRFDPGGVLESAKGYPFSTTFNPVTGRIGYTWDVAPGVMLYSQYATAADPTVANIFILAPSVPLLLTTSRTYETGVKLQSADKRAEATFSAFDIERKNVYVAESGIVFNVAGKIEAKGIEIAAAINPVAGLKLWGNVAFVQSRFIDFSYVDGNGVFQSYSGKTPPNVPSFVANAGASYRFETTLPVEIGGLMRHVGDRFNFQDNLVTMNAYTTFDAFAFVDIPKAYFPSIDRTRLSFRVRNLTNKLYAAWGDPGYIDQIILGAPRSYEVAASFKW; this comes from the coding sequence ATGGCAACGGCGCAGACCGCCGCCCGGGACACCTCCCGAGAGGTGGAGCCCGTGATCGTCTCGCCACCTGCCGCGCGACGGGCTCCCGCCGTCAGCGCGGGCGCTCAGAAGCCGCGGACGGCCCGCCGCGCCCCGGGGCGCAATCTGTCCGCTTCGGTGGTCGCCGTCCCGGCAACCCAGCCATTGAGCGGCCCGATTCAGACGCCGCTGAACACGGCCGCCGTTACTGGCGTTGGCTCCCGGCTTGGAATCACGGCACGGGAAATGCCCGCGACCGTCGAGGTCATCGACCAGCGCGTTATGCAGGAACTTGGCATCCGGACGACCACCGACGTCGCCAAAGCGGCGGCCGGCGTGACCGGCGGCGATGCTCCGGGTGCACCCGCCATCTTCTCGATGCGCGGCTTTTCCGGGGACCAGATCAGCACTCTCTACAACGGCATCCAGATCGGGCCATCGACCATGACCGGCCGCCCCATGGATGTCGCCGGATTGCAGCAGGTGGAGATCATCAAGGGGCCGGATTCACTCGTAGCCGGCTTAGGGGCGACCGGCGGCGCAATCAATTTCGTCACGAAGGCGCCGCACACCGGGCCTGTTGTCAATGACGCCTTCACCTTCTACGATTCCTTCAACGGTTATCGCGCCGGCTATGGTTCGGGCGGCAGCACACTGATCGACGGGCTCGACTACCGCTTCGACATCAGTCACTTCAACAACAAGGGATTTATCGACGACACCTATTCGAAGCTCAGCAATGTCTCGGGCCAGCTGAACTATCGCGTCAACAACAGCCTGAAGGTCTGGGGCGCGGCCGAGTACAGGCAGGATAAGGACCGCTTCTATTGGGGCACGCCGCTGGTGCCGGCGAATGCGCCGGGCATCGTGCCGACATCAGGCGTCGTTTCGGGCCAGTGGAGCAACTACTACCTCGGCGGCGGCACGCCGGTCCCGGTCACCGTCGATGCGCGCACGCTGACGACAAACTACAACGTGCTCGACAACCACAGCGGGGCGAACGAGCTGTGGCTGCGCAGCGGCTTTCAATGGGACATCACCAACAACATCTCCCTCAAGAGCCAGGTCTACGGCTATGACGCCCACCGGCACTGGTTCAATAACGAGATCACCTCATTTGATCAGACCGTAGGCAATTTCGCGGGCGCGCAGAGCATCTATCGCGAGCGCCTGGCGCTCGATCATGCGCAGCGGCTCTACGGCAACATCACAGACCTTACCGTCAATTCCAATCTGGCCGGCATGGACAACCGTTTCGTCGCCACCGTCGCGGCGAGCAGCTCGCAATTCAACGTCTCGCAGGACACGCTGTTCTCTTCGGACTACGTCGATCTCCTCAATCCGGACCGCGGCCTTTATGGTCCGCGCAGCGACGAGAAGATCTACACCCACCTCGACACGACCTCGCTGTCGTTCGAGGACCGGCTCAAGCTGACATCGACCTTCGCCCTGATCGGTGGCATCCGGTTCGAGGACATCAAGCTGGACCGCACGCGGTTTGATCCCGGTGGAGTGCTTGAATCCGCTAAGGGCTATCCCTTCTCGACGACGTTCAATCCCGTCACCGGCCGCATCGGCTACACCTGGGACGTCGCCCCTGGCGTGATGCTGTACAGCCAGTACGCGACTGCGGCAGACCCGACGGTGGCCAACATTTTCATCCTGGCGCCGTCGGTGCCGCTGCTCCTGACGACATCGCGGACCTATGAGACCGGGGTGAAACTGCAATCGGCCGACAAGCGCGCGGAGGCCACCTTCTCGGCCTTCGACATCGAGCGCAAAAACGTCTACGTTGCCGAGAGCGGCATCGTGTTCAACGTCGCCGGCAAGATCGAAGCAAAGGGCATCGAGATCGCCGCGGCGATCAACCCGGTCGCCGGCCTGAAACTGTGGGGCAATGTCGCCTTCGTGCAGTCGCGCTTCATCGATTTCAGCTATGTCGATGGTAACGGCGTGTTTCAGTCCTATTCGGGCAAGACACCGCCCAACGTGCCTAGCTTCGTTGCCAATGCCGGCGCGTCTTATCGCTTTGAAACGACACTGCCGGTCGAAATCGGCGGCCTGATGCGTCACGTCGGTGACCGCTTCAACTTCCAAGACAATCTCGTCACTATGAACGCTTACACCACGTTCGATGCGTTTGCGTTCGTCGATATTCCCAAGGCGTACTTCCCGAGTATCGACCGGACCCGCCTGAGCTTCCGCGTAAGGAATTTGACCAACAAGCTCTACGCGGCTTGGGGCGACCCCGGCTACATCGACCAGATAATCCTGGGCGCACCGCGGAGCTACGAGGTGGCGGCTTCATTCAAGTGGTAG
- a CDS encoding response regulator, translated as MASVLLIEDESLIRMMIADMLAELGHSVAGEANDLQSGLSLASMPGIDAAILDIQLGAHSSERIAETLQSNGVPFAFASGYGAGGVPEGFSKYPVLEKPFPIEELERCLASLLR; from the coding sequence ATGGCTTCTGTGCTTCTGATCGAGGATGAATCCCTTATCCGCATGATGATTGCGGACATGCTGGCCGAGCTAGGTCATAGCGTCGCTGGTGAAGCCAACGATTTGCAAAGCGGGCTTTCGCTCGCCTCCATGCCGGGCATTGATGCCGCCATTCTCGACATACAGCTTGGGGCACATAGTTCTGAGCGCATCGCAGAAACGCTGCAAAGCAACGGCGTTCCGTTTGCCTTTGCGAGCGGGTATGGGGCGGGCGGCGTGCCTGAAGGATTCAGCAAGTATCCGGTCCTTGAAAAGCCGTTCCCAATCGAAGAGCTTGAGCGCTGTCTCGCCTCCCTTTTGCGCTAA
- a CDS encoding response regulator: protein MTHTVLVVDDDAAVLDVIASMLEDIGCEVVCAHSGDEALEKLSRQQNISILITDINMPGMDGHELAERATRIRPTLKVLQLSGRERRRDGFPMLRKPFSEEDLARVMQQTTGVC, encoded by the coding sequence ATGACTCACACAGTTCTTGTCGTCGATGATGACGCCGCCGTACTCGACGTGATCGCGAGCATGCTCGAAGACATTGGCTGCGAGGTGGTATGCGCACATAGCGGCGATGAAGCTCTCGAAAAACTGTCGCGGCAGCAGAACATTTCGATCTTGATCACCGACATCAACATGCCAGGCATGGACGGTCATGAACTCGCCGAGCGAGCCACGCGCATTCGTCCGACGCTCAAGGTTCTTCAGCTATCTGGCCGCGAGCGGAGGCGTGATGGCTTCCCGATGCTCAGGAAGCCGTTCTCTGAAGAAGACCTCGCACGCGTGATGCAGCAGACGACCGGCGTTTGTTAG